The sequence CGAACCGGAGCGCTCACCGGAGGAGGCACCACGTTGTCTTTGATCTCCGGCAGCTTCACTTTTTCCCGCGCGATTCCAGTGGGCGCCGGATGAACCACAGTGGTTTCCGGCATCGCGGTTTTTGCCAATTTATCCCGCATCACCTCTGGCGCAGGATGCACCACGGTGGTATCCATCAGCGGAGCCTTTGCCAGCTTGTCGCGTGTTACCTCCGGCTGGGGAGGGACGGCGGAAACATCCATCAGCGCCATTTTCTGCAATTTCTGCCGCGAGACCTCAGGTGTTGGCGCAATCGCATCTTCCGGCAAGAGCAACTTAGGTTTGGAGAGCGGACGCAGACCCTCGGTTGGAGGCGGGCCGGGTTTGGCGGCTGCCACTGCGATCAGGTTCGCCACCGCATCGTCGCTGCGCGGAAGTTTCAGCTTGGGGGCGTCCACAACTTTTTCGGTCTGCGCATCGCCGCGCGCCACCTTGATCACCTGCGTGGGATGCTTGGCATGCCTGCCTCCGGCGCGACCTGTGTGCCCAGCGTGGGTGCCGCCGGTGTCCGTGGTCTGCGGCAGGTAATCGCCAGAGTAGTAAATAACGTCGTACTTGGGGCGCGTCAACGGCGTGTACGGCTGCATGCGCTGCAAGGCGCTTGGAATACTGATGGCCGCGATCAACAGCACCACTTCCAGCGCCCACGCGATCAGGATCCGGTAGCCGGGAAAAAGTCCAGGATTGCACTCGCCGCGAAGTTGTCGCGACGATTTTTGCATCGCTGGGCCGAGCGAGCTGGAAAATGCCGCCCAGCGCGGTTCCCACTCGATCAGGAAATTAGGAGCTTGGGTGAACACTTCATCCATGAGCAGAGTGTCGGGAGCTTCCTTCACCGCGAAGAGTTCGGTCATGCACCCTCCGCTTTCTTTGAAACTCCGAAGGCGATCTCAATCACGTCCCCAATGGTCGTGCCGGTGTTCCAGACGGTGTGGCAGGGCAGCTCGATGACGGTGGCCGCTTCCATCCGTATCGGCGCAAACCGCCATGGTTTTACGTTCTCTTCCAGATGGATAACGGTTTTCCCATTGTTGAGGTAAATGACGTCAATGGGATAGCGCATGGCCATTGTGTGCACCCCATGACTGGGAACGATCCAGAGGCCCTGGCCGAAGCGGAAACTCGTGGCCTCGGTTCCCATCAGACCGCGCAGCCGGCTCCAGTGCGTGTCAGCGACCAATAGCTCGGTCGCCAGGAACGCCTGCCGCGTGTGATTGAACGCATACCCCTTCCGCGAGTTCCCGGGCATTCAAAAATCTCCTAGACTCGGTCCTTTTGCCGGTTGTAGGCCACTAGTCCTAACAACAGCAGCACCACCAGCACCGCCACTACTCCCGGTGTCATTGTCCCAACTCCGGAAGCAGAACGCGGATCATCTGTATGGCTGCCGGGCCCAGACTCACGAAAAACATGGAGGGAAAAACAAACAAGACCAGAACGGGCACCATCTTGATGGTAGTTTTTGCAGCCTGTTCTTCAGCTCGTTGCCGCCGCTCGGTGCGCAACGCGTCTGAGTGCACGCGCAACGCCTGCGCGATGCTCGTGCCGAAGCGGTCGGTCTGGATCAGCACCGCCACCAGCGCCTTTATGTCATCCACGCCGGTACGCTCCGCCAGATTGCGCAATGCCTCTTGCCGGGCTTTTCCGGCGCGCATTTCCAGATTGACCAGGCGCAATTCATCGCTTAGGTCAGGATGCGCATGTCGCAGGTCTTCGCCTACGCGCTGCAAAGCCTGGTCCAAGCCCAACCCGGCCTCCACGCAGATCACCAGCAGGTCCAGCGCATCGGGAAGGGCAAGGCGAATCCGCAACTGGCGCTGGCGGATCTTCCGCTTCAACATGAAGCGGGGGACCATGTATCCGCCCAAAGGAAGTGCTACCAGCAACAATGGCGAACTGATTCCCACGCCGGTGACGACTGCGATCACCAGTGCGCCAAATGCCAGCATGGCGCGGAAGCCAAAATAGATAGTCAGGTGTTTGGGATCGCGGTAGCCGGCCTGCATCAGCAATACACGGGTTGACGATACCTCGGTAGGCGACTTGGGCAAAGCCTTAGAGAGCGGATCCATCACCTGCTCTACGCGCTCTTTCATCGCCGGCTTTTCCTCCGGCTGCGAGCGCTGCCATCCCAGTGAACGCAGGCGGCTGCCCAGTACAGAGGCCGGCGCCATGGTTGCCGCGCCAAAGGCGAATACCGCCGCGAAGACGGTTACGAACAGCAAAATTGCCAGTGTCAATGCCATAAATTAGACCTGTATCCGAATGATCTTCCGAATAAAGAAATATCCCAGCACCTGTAGCGTGAAACCCGCCGCAATCAGCCAATGACCCAGCGGGTCATAGAGCAAAGGCTTAATGAACTCCGGGCTCATCACTGACAACACAACCGCCACCACAATGGGCAGGACCATCAGCAGGATCATGGTCATGCGTCCCTGTGCCGTGTACACCCGCACCTGGCGCAGGATTTTGAAGCGCTCGCGTATCACGTAGGAGAGGCCATCCAGAATTTCTGCCAGGTTGCCGCCGGTTTCCCGCTGCAGCATCACTGCAGTGACGAAGAATTTCACGTCCACGATGGGCACCCGGTCTGCCAGGTTGAGGAGTGCGTCCTTCACTGGCAGGCCGAACTTCTGTTCTTCGTACAGCTTGCGAAATTCTCCCGATACCGGCTCTGCCATTTCGTTGGAGATCAGTTCCAGCGCCGTGGTGAAAGCGTGCCCGGCACGTACGGCTCGGGCCAGAGTGTCAATGGCTTCCGGAAAGATCTCTTCAAATTTCTGGAAACGGCTGGCGCGCAGAAAAGAAACGTAGATATACGGGATAAACAAACCCGCTATCGCGCCCAGTGCCCCAAACAACGGATTGGCGGTAATCAACACCACCACGCCCCACAGCAGCACAGCGCTGGCCACAGTAAACACCAGGAACTTGCCCGCCTTCATCTTGGTGTCTGCCTGCGCGAGCAGCCGTTGCAGGCCTGAGATTCGGGTCGAACCTTGCAGCAAACGATTCAGCGCGGGAATGTCGCTCAGCATCTCGTCGCGCAGCAATGCCAGCTCGTCGCTGGACGTACGATCGTTCGCCAGTTGCACGGTCGCCAGGCGTTCCCTCAGGACACGCGCATGAGAACCGCGCTGGTCCAGCAACGAAGCCAGCGAAAATACTCCCGCCGCCACCAGCACGAAAATTACTAACGCGATCAACGCAAGCAACATCTTCCTGCCTCCGAAAAACTTGGCCCGCTTCTACGTCTCCACTTGCGATTCGAACAGCGCCGCTCGCAAACGGCACCCACTGGCAATAAGGCGCTCGGCAAACTTGGGCCGAATTCCGGTCGCCTTCAGCACGCCCCGGACTTTGCCGCCCTCGCCCAGTCCCTTACGCTCGAAGGTGAACACTTCCTGCATGGAAATAACTTCGCCTTCCATGCCGGTGACCTCAGCAATGGACACCAATTTGCGCGTGCCGTCAGAGAGGCGCGCAATCTGCACCACTGCGTGGATGGCGGAAGCGATCTGCTGGCGTACCGCCCGCTCCGGAATATTCAGATTGGCCATGGAGACCATGTTTTCCACGCGGGAGAGCGCGTCCCGTGGGGTGTTGGCGTGGACCGTGGTCAACGACCCTTCGTGACCCGTATTCATGGCCTGCAACATGTCGAACGCTTCTTCGCCACGGACTTCGCCGACCACTATGCGGTCCGGACGCATACGCAAGCTGTTGATTACCAGCTGCCGCTGCCGAATAGCGCCTTTACCTTCAATATTGGGTGGGCGTGTCTCCAGGCGCACCACGTGCTCCTGCTTCAACTGCAATTCGGCGGCGTCTTCAATAGTGACGACCCGTTCTGAGTTCGGAATATAACCGGAAAGAACATTGAGCAATGTCGTTTTGCCGGCGCCGGTTCCACCCGAGATCAGCAGATTGAGCCGGCCCTTCACCATGGCGGCCAGCATCTCCAGCATGGGCTCAGTCAGGGTCTTGTTTTCGATCAGGTTGCGTGCCGTCAAAGGATCGCGTCCGAAACGCCGGATGGAGAGGCACGGTCCATCAATCGCCAGCGGCGGAATGATGGCGTTCACACGCGAGCCATCAGGCAACCGTGCGTCTACCATGGGTGACGATTCATCCACCCGTCGTCCCACTCGCGATACGATGCGATCAATGATCTGCATCAGGTGCTGATCGTCTTTGAAGGTGAGCCCGGTCGGCTCCAGCTTGCCGGCCCGCTCTACATAGACCTGGTTGTAGCGGTTCACCAAAATATCGGAGATGCTGGGGTCCTTCAGCAGCGGCTCCAGCGGACCTAATCCAAAAATCTCATCCAGGATTTCCCGGGCCAGCCGTTCGCGTTCGGCAAAACTTAGCGGCACCGCCTCTCCGTTCACGGAGTTGCGGATCAACGTGAGGACCTCTTCCCGGGCCGCCTCGTTCGGCGTGCGGCCCAATTTTTCCAGGTTTAGGCGGTCCAGAATCTTGCGGTGGAGATCAGCCTTGACCTGCTGGTACTCGGTCCGTTCGAAGCTTGCACTTGTTCCCAAGGTACCCATGAGTTACACCTATCCCTAAACCGTCTTGAACAACGACCAGGATGCGTTCTTTCCGCCATCGTTCTCCGTGAGCGCCGCCGCCAGCCCGGCAAAAGAACGGGCAATTTCTGAATGGTTTTGCTGGATTACGGGTACTCCCCGATCAATGGAATTCGATACCGCGAAATAGTGATTGGGGATCTTCCAAAGCAACTTTGCGCCCGTGGCCGCCTCGGCATCGCTCTCGCTGAACCCCGGAATCTTTCGAAACCGGTTCAGCACCAGCCTCACCCGCTCGCGCCCTCCCGATTCACCGA comes from Terriglobales bacterium and encodes:
- a CDS encoding DUF192 domain-containing protein, which produces MPGNSRKGYAFNHTRQAFLATELLVADTHWSRLRGLMGTEATSFRFGQGLWIVPSHGVHTMAMRYPIDVIYLNNGKTVIHLEENVKPWRFAPIRMEAATVIELPCHTVWNTGTTIGDVIEIAFGVSKKAEGA
- a CDS encoding type II secretion system F family protein, with product MLLALIALVIFVLVAAGVFSLASLLDQRGSHARVLRERLATVQLANDRTSSDELALLRDEMLSDIPALNRLLQGSTRISGLQRLLAQADTKMKAGKFLVFTVASAVLLWGVVVLITANPLFGALGAIAGLFIPYIYVSFLRASRFQKFEEIFPEAIDTLARAVRAGHAFTTALELISNEMAEPVSGEFRKLYEEQKFGLPVKDALLNLADRVPIVDVKFFVTAVMLQRETGGNLAEILDGLSYVIRERFKILRQVRVYTAQGRMTMILLMVLPIVVAVVLSVMSPEFIKPLLYDPLGHWLIAAGFTLQVLGYFFIRKIIRIQV
- a CDS encoding CpaF family protein; this encodes MGTLGTSASFERTEYQQVKADLHRKILDRLNLEKLGRTPNEAAREEVLTLIRNSVNGEAVPLSFAERERLAREILDEIFGLGPLEPLLKDPSISDILVNRYNQVYVERAGKLEPTGLTFKDDQHLMQIIDRIVSRVGRRVDESSPMVDARLPDGSRVNAIIPPLAIDGPCLSIRRFGRDPLTARNLIENKTLTEPMLEMLAAMVKGRLNLLISGGTGAGKTTLLNVLSGYIPNSERVVTIEDAAELQLKQEHVVRLETRPPNIEGKGAIRQRQLVINSLRMRPDRIVVGEVRGEEAFDMLQAMNTGHEGSLTTVHANTPRDALSRVENMVSMANLNIPERAVRQQIASAIHAVVQIARLSDGTRKLVSIAEVTGMEGEVISMQEVFTFERKGLGEGGKVRGVLKATGIRPKFAERLIASGCRLRAALFESQVET
- a CDS encoding type II secretion system F family protein, with protein sequence MALTLAILLFVTVFAAVFAFGAATMAPASVLGSRLRSLGWQRSQPEEKPAMKERVEQVMDPLSKALPKSPTEVSSTRVLLMQAGYRDPKHLTIYFGFRAMLAFGALVIAVVTGVGISSPLLLVALPLGGYMVPRFMLKRKIRQRQLRIRLALPDALDLLVICVEAGLGLDQALQRVGEDLRHAHPDLSDELRLVNLEMRAGKARQEALRNLAERTGVDDIKALVAVLIQTDRFGTSIAQALRVHSDALRTERRQRAEEQAAKTTIKMVPVLVLFVFPSMFFVSLGPAAIQMIRVLLPELGQ